One Algoriphagus sp. Y33 genomic window, TGGCACTCAAAAGAAAAGTGATCTCACCGGGGCTGTTTCAACTATTCAAAGTGAGGCGCTGGAACAAAGAAATTCGATTCAACTATCTCAGGCTTTACAGGGTATGGTACCCGGCTTGATGGTGACCAGATCAAATAGTGCACCTGGATCAACTGCCACTGTCAGGGTTAGAGGGATAACAACAATTGGGGATAGTGACCCTTTGATAATTGTTGATGGAGTACCAATCAGGAGTATCAATGATGTTAACCCAAATGATATAGAGAATATATCCGTGTTAAAAGATGCAGCTTCAGCTTCAATTTATGGTGCAAGAGCTGCAAGTGGAGTAATTGTAATTACTACCAAAAGAGCCAAAGAGGGGCAGTTGCAGTTAAGTTACTCATTGGAGACTGGTTTTGAAATGCCAACTACCAGCCCTGAATATGTAAATGCACAACGATACATGGAATTTTCTAATGAGTTTACTTGGAATGATCTTAAAAACACAGGATCAGAGTATCCGGTATATTCAAAGGATTTAATAGAAAACTATGAGGAACTAAATCGTTCAAATCCAAATCTATACCCAATTACAGATTGGAGGTCTTTAATGTTTAAAGATAAGGCACCAAGGCAAAGTCATTTGGTCAGTCTTACTGCAGGTGGACCAACCGTGAGAAATAAAACAACTTTAGGTTATGATCAAATTGATGGACTTTACCAAGGTCTAGATTATAATCGGTTCACAGGTAGGACAAGTACTGATTTTGTCATCAATAAGTATTTAGATGCAACCTTGGATATGTATGTAAGATACAGCCTTTCTGATAAGCCTAATGTTGACGAAGGTACCATTAATCGTTTCAGTAGGATTTCGGCTCCAATTTATGCAGCTATGTGGGATGATGGAAGAATTGCTGAGGGTAAAGTGGGAGATAATATATATGCAAGATTAGTAGCGGGTGGAGAAGACAAAACCAAAGCCACCTTTTTGACAGCAAAAGCCGCTATCAATTTTAAACCAACAGAAGATCTGAAATTTACAGCAGTTCTTTCTCCCCAGTTATACTCAACAAAAGTAAAAGCCTTCACAAAACAAATTCCCTACTATACAGCGGATGATCCGGCAGTCTTAGGAGGTTATATCAGTGGGAATAACCTGACCAATCTTTCGGAAAGTAGAAATGAAAGCGTGCAGATTAATTCCCAGTTCCTTGCGAATTATTCCAAATCATTTGGTAAGCATGATATCGGTTTGTTATTGGGTTTTGAAAGCTTCTTTTTAAATCAGGAAAGTTTAACGGTAATAAGTGAAAACTTAAGCCTTAATAAATATCCATACATGGATTTGGCAAATGCCAATATCCTAAGGACTGGTGGAAAGGCTTCCGAAAACGCTTATAACTCTTATTTCGGAAGACTAACCTATAGTTATAATAACAAATACTTAGTACAGGCAAACTATAGGACAGATGGCTCATCAAGATTTGATGAAAATTATAGATGGGGATCTTTTCCTTCAATTTCTGTAGGTTGGGTTGTCACTGAAGAAGAATTCCTTAAAAACAGTGATGTCTTTTCTTTTCTGAAATTACGAGGTTCTTGGGGAAGGTTAGGGAATGAACGTATTGGAAATTACCCTTATCAGGCTACAATTAGCTTTAACGATGCCTTGTTTAACCAAGGAACAAATATAGTTACACTTCAGACCGCGGCACAGACCCAATACGCCATAAGAAACATTTCATGGGAATCTACTGCTTCATATGATATTGGTGTAGATATGGCATTTTTTCAGGATAGGTTAAGTTTTGAGTTTGATTACTACGAAAAAACCACCTCTGATATGCTGCTTCCTTTGGAGATTCCAGATTTTATCGGATTTGACAATCCGGATCAAAACACTGGCAAAATGTCTACCAAAGGATGGGAAACCCAAATAAGCTATCGAAATAAAGTAGGTCAATTCAATTACTCTATATCTGCAAACTTGTCTGATTTTAACTCTGTGATGGGTGATCTTGGAGGGATCCAGTTTTTAGGACCTCAGATTAAGAAAGAAGGAGGCGAATTTAATGAATGGTATGGCTATTTATCTGATGGACTGTTTCAAACCCAAAGTGAGCTTGATGAATCAGCAGTCCTTAATTCAAATGTAAAGGTCGGTGACATAAAATATGTGGACATAAGCGGGCCAAATGGTGAACCTGATGGAGTTATTTCACCTGAATATGACAGAGTATTACTTGGTGGTTCCTTGCCAAGATACATGTATGGAGCCAATTTAAATGTTTCTTATAACAGCTTTGATCTGGGAATAGTAATCCAAGGCGTAGGAAAGCAGAATTCACTGATTACTGAGGATATGGTTCAGCCATTTGTAGCGGGATGGGGTAATATACCTGCAATTTTGGACGGAAATTATTGGAGCCATTATAATACTGATGAGCAAAACTTAAACGCAAAATATCCATTGGTTTCGAATGCAGGTAGAACGATAAATACCCAGATGTCTGATTATTGGCTTTTCAATGGAAGATATATGAGGCTTAAGGCCCTGACGCTAGGGTATACAATTCCAGGTGTCTTAACAGAGAAAATAAAGATCAATAACGCGAGAGTCTACTCCAGTTTGAATGATCTATTCACGATCAGTAACTATCCCAAGGGTTGGGATCCGGAAGTTTCTTCTACAGGATATCCTATTACCACTTCTGTACTTTTTGGTCTATCTGTTCAATTTTAATCAAGAAAAAAATGAAAAATTCACTTATAATATTATTGATAATTTGTCTTTGGAGTTGTTCAGATCTTGATTTAAACCCATTATCAGAGGGCTCTTCTGAGAATTGGTATTCGAATGACACAGAGATTACGATGGCTTTGAATGACTTGTACAGGGATGATTTTTGGATTCTGCTCGAGCAATATGAAAATCCGGATTTCTTCTCTGATGATATGTTTAGCAGGTTTAACCTTACACCTATTACATCCGGACAAATAAATGGTGAAACAGGGTTTGTAGGTTTAATTTGGAGAAATACATACAAAGCAATTGCTAGAGCCAATACTGTTATTAATAGCTTGGAAGAGGGAAGAGCAGGCGTTGTGGAGGAAAGGTTGGTAAAGTATCTCGCAGAAGCAAGGTTTTTAAGAGCCTGTATGTATTCTAGATTGATTCAATATTTTGGAGATGTGCCTTATTATGAGGGAGTTCTTGATATAGATGAAGCTTTTACACTTTCCAGAACTCCC contains:
- a CDS encoding TonB-dependent receptor, coding for MKRKLLCLIKMVTKNLMYAFLVQCIFFTAAMAHGTNAQVKPIDKEFVVLQKDNWKVEELFKNLESKTAYKFVYTEEILQNISEVHVKKRKQSVKEVLIDIAIAASLKFKQVDNSIFVGEVLRNESPEPEIEIRRGIGITGIVLDESGAPLPGVTVIVQGTTQGTVSDVDGKFSFDVQEGAILVFSFIGYEEQTVEVRNQTEFTIRMKENLSALEEVVVIGYGTQKKSDLTGAVSTIQSEALEQRNSIQLSQALQGMVPGLMVTRSNSAPGSTATVRVRGITTIGDSDPLIIVDGVPIRSINDVNPNDIENISVLKDAASASIYGARAASGVIVITTKRAKEGQLQLSYSLETGFEMPTTSPEYVNAQRYMEFSNEFTWNDLKNTGSEYPVYSKDLIENYEELNRSNPNLYPITDWRSLMFKDKAPRQSHLVSLTAGGPTVRNKTTLGYDQIDGLYQGLDYNRFTGRTSTDFVINKYLDATLDMYVRYSLSDKPNVDEGTINRFSRISAPIYAAMWDDGRIAEGKVGDNIYARLVAGGEDKTKATFLTAKAAINFKPTEDLKFTAVLSPQLYSTKVKAFTKQIPYYTADDPAVLGGYISGNNLTNLSESRNESVQINSQFLANYSKSFGKHDIGLLLGFESFFLNQESLTVISENLSLNKYPYMDLANANILRTGGKASENAYNSYFGRLTYSYNNKYLVQANYRTDGSSRFDENYRWGSFPSISVGWVVTEEEFLKNSDVFSFLKLRGSWGRLGNERIGNYPYQATISFNDALFNQGTNIVTLQTAAQTQYAIRNISWESTASYDIGVDMAFFQDRLSFEFDYYEKTTSDMLLPLEIPDFIGFDNPDQNTGKMSTKGWETQISYRNKVGQFNYSISANLSDFNSVMGDLGGIQFLGPQIKKEGGEFNEWYGYLSDGLFQTQSELDESAVLNSNVKVGDIKYVDISGPNGEPDGVISPEYDRVLLGGSLPRYMYGANLNVSYNSFDLGIVIQGVGKQNSLITEDMVQPFVAGWGNIPAILDGNYWSHYNTDEQNLNAKYPLVSNAGRTINTQMSDYWLFNGRYMRLKALTLGYTIPGVLTEKIKINNARVYSSLNDLFTISNYPKGWDPEVSSTGYPITTSVLFGLSVQF